The Flavobacterium sp. 123 genome contains a region encoding:
- a CDS encoding SDR family oxidoreductase, producing the protein MKIILTGATGVLGSHIMYEILELFINTEIDGKLFIIARNKGKKSALDRVNEILSSSYTPKIIKDKGLPKLHEYIKIIDTDLSEIQDTFSNQIKDAYFIHSAGYVNLSTDEAHREKIFDENTKITKSLFSIFHPFIKKFIYISTAFSSGERKGLIDNDFHNLDFIPEHRNAYETAKFHSENYIAQQCKSLGLPYQILRPSVIGGKMLGKESNYFISKYMVFYLLAKFFHFTAQRKNEQENVRFMINEKTGLNIIPVDYVAKVIVNIFEREDIQQLNIVNDRSFNIVKGLQLIMKEVGYSNFTLIQNSLDFTYKNTIEKLYYESIGKHLKPYLITEANEYDTTLLNSILEIPKLDQEAFTNMIRYARVNDFKDINV; encoded by the coding sequence ATGAAAATAATACTTACTGGAGCAACTGGAGTTTTAGGATCACATATAATGTATGAAATTCTGGAGCTTTTTATTAATACTGAAATTGATGGAAAACTCTTTATTATTGCCCGAAATAAAGGAAAAAAGTCTGCTTTAGATCGTGTAAACGAAATATTATCAAGCAGTTACACCCCCAAAATAATTAAAGACAAGGGATTACCAAAATTACATGAATACATCAAAATCATTGATACTGATTTATCCGAAATTCAGGATACCTTTTCTAACCAAATAAAAGATGCCTATTTTATTCATTCAGCAGGTTATGTAAATTTATCAACGGATGAAGCGCATCGGGAGAAAATTTTTGATGAAAATACTAAAATTACAAAATCACTTTTCAGCATATTTCATCCTTTTATTAAAAAGTTTATTTACATCAGTACCGCTTTTTCTTCCGGAGAAAGAAAAGGATTAATTGATAATGATTTTCATAATTTAGATTTCATTCCAGAACATCGAAATGCTTATGAAACTGCTAAATTTCATTCGGAAAATTATATTGCTCAGCAATGCAAATCTTTAGGATTACCGTATCAAATTTTGCGTCCAAGTGTCATTGGCGGAAAAATGCTAGGAAAAGAAAGCAATTATTTTATTTCAAAATATATGGTTTTTTATCTTTTAGCTAAATTCTTTCACTTTACTGCACAAAGAAAAAACGAACAAGAAAACGTACGTTTTATGATTAACGAAAAAACAGGTTTAAATATCATTCCTGTTGATTATGTAGCCAAAGTTATTGTTAATATATTCGAAAGAGAAGACATACAACAGCTTAATATTGTAAACGATAGAAGTTTTAATATTGTAAAAGGATTGCAGTTAATAATGAAAGAAGTAGGTTATTCTAATTTTACTTTGATCCAAAATTCTCTTGATTTCACTTACAAAAATACAATTGAGAAATTGTATTATGAAAGTATAGGCAAACATTTGAAACCGTATTTGATAACTGAGGCAAATGAATATGATACTACATTATTAAACTCTATTCTTGAAATACCAAAACTAGATCAAGAAGCGTTTACTAACATGATTCGTTATGCTAGAGTAAATGATTTCAAGGATATTAATGTCTAG
- a CDS encoding transglutaminase, whose amino-acid sequence MIQNKKIDFKTIRTKLQVKKPWDHVIIFFLNLLITFPVFIIAHQNLINLNWPFNSDRILLFLFLLIVIQLFLTALRTIIIICISLYFMVLFYGTVLGNYGFNSIFEDYNSMVYSMSDNPYPQDIIIAKLLPFPNKTQIVNAIEYQNPKVRNFAIMATTKHFKDLKGYSEYRTLIQCFAVFKEINSKWNYVSDPKEGDYIATASESLLYFSGDCDDYSILMAASVRSIGGAPRLIHTKGHIYPEILIGSLTDLEKINYLIKNVLFAEESSKKQLHYHIDERNQVWLNLDYTANYPGGPFLSEEILGALTLN is encoded by the coding sequence ATGATACAAAATAAAAAAATTGATTTTAAAACGATAAGAACTAAACTGCAGGTGAAAAAACCTTGGGATCATGTTATTATTTTTTTTCTGAATCTTTTAATTACTTTTCCCGTTTTCATTATAGCGCATCAAAATCTTATCAATCTAAATTGGCCTTTTAATAGTGACCGAATCCTTCTTTTTTTATTTTTATTAATTGTAATTCAATTATTCTTAACAGCACTTAGAACCATAATTATTATTTGTATTTCCTTGTACTTTATGGTTTTGTTTTATGGAACTGTATTAGGGAATTATGGGTTTAACAGCATATTTGAAGACTACAATTCCATGGTTTATTCCATGTCTGACAATCCATATCCACAAGATATTATTATTGCAAAATTGCTTCCTTTTCCAAACAAAACACAAATTGTCAATGCAATTGAGTATCAAAATCCCAAAGTGAGAAATTTTGCAATAATGGCAACTACAAAACATTTTAAAGATCTTAAAGGCTATTCCGAATACCGAACATTAATCCAATGTTTTGCTGTTTTCAAAGAAATTAATTCAAAATGGAATTATGTCAGCGATCCAAAAGAAGGTGATTATATAGCTACCGCAAGCGAATCTTTACTTTATTTTTCGGGTGATTGTGATGATTATTCGATATTGATGGCTGCCTCAGTAAGATCAATTGGTGGGGCTCCCCGACTTATTCATACCAAAGGTCATATTTATCCAGAAATTTTAATTGGCTCTTTAACCGATTTAGAGAAAATAAATTACCTGATTAAAAATGTTCTTTTTGCTGAAGAAAGTTCAAAAAAACAACTACACTACCATATTGATGAAAGAAATCAAGTTTGGTTAAATCTTGATTATACAGCTAATTATCCTGGAGGACCTTTCTTGTCTGAAGAAATTTTAGGAGCCTTAACGTTAAATTAA
- a CDS encoding gliding motility-associated C-terminal domain-containing protein gives MKLKNYLPNQLIKCNQESTSYSKKVFLFFAALFLTVASSYSLEAQNVSLTFSKGYLGTQGSNTNQANSINNLSNIGINRISFSQAYAGAFGGTQGNDLSGNLTFYLANGTSFSLTGALNWRETSGSTVEVFGFIFDSGQNHTITYGLGQTYNIVGGSTPNTSTTLGLKAYASSFVFVNGENRAGNAATNGLLDALNAELLSSPQPSTVTLSTANVTEGQNLVYNVTLSSATTVGNPQTFVFTYGGTSTNGSDYNSTFTFSNGVIDNGDGTITVPGGVSSFTITASTTDDSSIESTETLILNIGSKSDSGNILDNDSVALTASTSQTNLFCFGGSNGTASVVVSGGTAPYSYSWSPSGGTWATASGLTAGNYTVTITDDNLATITKNFTITEPSAITASASQTNVSCNGGSNGTASVTPSGGAGSYTYSWSPSGGTGATASGLSAGSYTVTIEDANGCSATRNFTITEPSAIAASASQTNIACNGGATGSASVTPSGGAGSYTYSWSPSGGTGATASGLTAGNYTVTITDANLCTATRNFTITEPSAITATTSQTNTSCNGSTDGIASVIASGGTGSYSYSWSPSGGTAATATGLAAGNYTCTITDLNGCSIDKNFTIALSSSWNDFDCDGDGVTNGTEVTDGTNPDNSCSFTASSITLNASSSWNTADCDGDNVTNGQELLDGTDPNKPDTDGDGVTDGKEKTDETDATDPCKFVFASQSVAPSSSWNTADCDGDNVTNGQEKLDGTDSNKPDTDGDGVTDGKEKTDATDATDPCKFVFASQSVTPSSSWNTADCDGDTITNGQEKLDGTDPTKPDTDGDGVTDDKEKTDATDATDPCKFVFASQSVAPSSSWNTGDCDGDNVTNGQEKLDGTDPNVADTDGDGVTDDKEKTDVTDATDACQFILASQSVAPRSSWNTADCDGDNVSNGQEKIDGTDPLKPDTDGDGVTDGTEKIDGTNAKNTCDYLAASQTLSPSALWNDADCDNDGIRNGDDNCVFTANANQTDNDNDGLGDTCDDDDDNDGILDTVDNCPLTPNSDQADRDHDGKGDVCDLGLNVSQAITPNGDGINDTWMIYNIEQYPNSTVRVFNRWGSEIFYAHNYRNDWDGHYKNKNQSLPETSAYYYQIDIEGNGSVDLEGWIYLTK, from the coding sequence ATGAAATTAAAAAATTACTTACCAAATCAGCTTATAAAATGTAATCAAGAGAGTACATCTTATAGCAAAAAAGTATTCTTATTTTTTGCCGCGCTATTTTTGACTGTAGCAAGTAGTTATTCCTTAGAAGCCCAAAATGTTAGTTTGACATTTTCTAAAGGATACCTAGGCACCCAAGGGTCTAACACTAATCAGGCCAATTCCATTAACAATTTATCTAATATTGGAATCAACAGAATTAGTTTTAGCCAAGCCTATGCTGGTGCATTTGGAGGTACACAAGGAAATGACTTGTCAGGAAACTTAACCTTTTATTTGGCTAACGGAACTTCATTTTCATTAACAGGTGCTTTAAACTGGAGAGAAACTAGTGGATCAACTGTTGAAGTATTCGGATTTATTTTTGATTCAGGTCAAAACCACACTATCACTTACGGATTAGGCCAAACTTATAATATAGTTGGAGGAAGTACCCCTAATACAAGTACAACTTTAGGACTAAAAGCATATGCATCAAGCTTTGTGTTTGTTAATGGAGAAAACAGAGCAGGAAATGCTGCAACTAATGGATTATTAGATGCTCTTAATGCTGAACTCTTGAGTTCACCACAACCATCTACTGTAACTTTGAGTACTGCAAATGTAACTGAAGGTCAAAACTTAGTTTACAATGTTACATTATCATCAGCAACTACTGTAGGTAATCCACAAACTTTTGTTTTTACTTATGGTGGAACTTCAACAAATGGATCTGATTACAATAGCACATTTACATTTTCAAATGGAGTAATCGATAATGGTGATGGCACAATAACTGTTCCGGGTGGGGTTAGCTCTTTTACAATTACAGCTAGCACAACAGACGATAGTTCTATTGAATCAACTGAAACTTTAATACTAAATATAGGTAGTAAATCAGACTCAGGTAATATTTTAGACAATGATAGTGTTGCATTAACAGCAAGCACATCTCAGACAAATTTATTTTGTTTTGGGGGTAGCAATGGTACCGCATCAGTTGTTGTTTCAGGAGGAACTGCGCCTTACTCTTATTCTTGGTCACCTTCTGGTGGTACTTGGGCAACCGCCTCTGGACTTACAGCTGGAAATTACACTGTAACGATTACAGATGATAATTTAGCAACTATTACTAAAAACTTTACTATAACAGAACCATCTGCTATAACCGCGAGCGCATCGCAAACTAATGTATCTTGTAATGGTGGTTCTAATGGAACTGCATCTGTAACTCCTTCTGGTGGAGCAGGTTCTTATACCTATTCTTGGTCTCCTTCTGGAGGTACAGGTGCTACTGCTTCTGGACTTTCTGCAGGTAGTTATACCGTAACTATTGAAGATGCTAACGGATGTTCTGCAACAAGAAACTTTACTATAACTGAGCCATCTGCTATAGCCGCGAGCGCATCGCAAACTAATATAGCTTGTAATGGTGGAGCAACAGGTAGTGCATCTGTCACTCCTTCTGGTGGTGCAGGTTCTTATACCTATTCTTGGTCTCCTTCTGGAGGTACAGGTGCTACTGCTTCTGGACTTACAGCTGGTAACTATACTGTAACAATTACAGATGCTAACTTATGTACTGCAACAAGAAACTTTACTATAACTGAGCCATCTGCTATTACCGCTACTACATCACAAACAAATACATCATGTAATGGATCAACAGATGGTATTGCCTCTGTTATTGCTTCTGGTGGTACAGGTTCTTATTCATACTCATGGTCACCTTCTGGTGGTACAGCCGCTACTGCTACTGGACTTGCAGCTGGAAACTATACTTGTACAATTACTGATTTAAATGGATGTTCAATTGATAAAAATTTCACAATAGCATTATCATCTTCTTGGAATGATTTTGATTGTGATGGTGATGGTGTGACTAATGGAACTGAAGTTACTGACGGGACAAATCCTGATAATAGCTGTTCTTTTACAGCATCAAGTATCACATTAAATGCAAGTTCTTCTTGGAATACTGCTGATTGTGATGGCGATAATGTAACTAATGGTCAAGAATTATTAGACGGCACTGATCCTAATAAACCAGATACAGACGGTGACGGTGTAACAGACGGTAAAGAAAAAACAGATGAGACTGACGCAACTGATCCTTGTAAATTTGTTTTTGCTAGTCAATCTGTAGCTCCTAGTTCTTCTTGGAATACTGCTGATTGTGATGGCGATAATGTAACTAATGGTCAAGAAAAATTAGATGGTACTGATTCTAACAAACCTGATACTGATGGTGACGGTGTAACAGACGGTAAAGAAAAAACAGATGCAACTGACGCAACTGATCCTTGTAAATTTGTTTTTGCTAGTCAATCTGTAACTCCTAGTTCTTCATGGAATACTGCTGATTGTGATGGTGATACTATTACTAATGGTCAAGAAAAATTAGATGGTACTGATCCTACTAAACCTGATACTGACGGTGATGGTGTAACTGATGATAAAGAAAAAACAGACGCAACTGACGCAACTGATCCTTGTAAATTTGTTTTTGCTAGTCAATCTGTAGCTCCTAGTTCATCTTGGAATACTGGTGATTGTGATGGTGATAATGTAACTAACGGTCAAGAAAAATTAGATGGTACTGATCCTAATGTAGCAGATACTGACGGTGACGGTGTAACAGATGATAAAGAGAAAACAGATGTTACTGACGCAACTGATGCTTGTCAATTTATTTTAGCTAGTCAATCTGTAGCTCCTAGATCTTCTTGGAACACTGCTGATTGTGACGGTGATAATGTAAGTAATGGTCAAGAAAAAATTGACGGTACTGATCCTTTAAAACCAGATACTGACGGTGACGGTGTAACAGATGGTACAGAAAAAATTGATGGTACTAATGCTAAAAACACATGCGACTATTTAGCAGCAAGTCAGACTTTGAGTCCAAGTGCTTTATGGAATGATGCAGATTGTGATAATGATGGTATTAGAAACGGAGACGATAACTGTGTATTTACAGCTAATGCTAACCAAACTGATAATGATAATGATGGTTTAGGTGATACATGTGATGATGATGATGATAATGACGGAATTTTAGATACTGTTGACAACTGTCCATTAACTCCAAACTCAGATCAAGCTGATAGAGACCATGATGGTAAAGGTGATGTATGTGATTTAGGATTAAATGTTTCACAAGCTATTACTCCAAACGGTGATGGTATAAATGACACTTGGATGATATACAACATCGAACAATATCCTAATTCAACAGTTCGAGTATTCAATCGTTGGGGATCTGAAATATTCTATGCTCACAATTATAGAAATGATTGGGATGGGCATTATAAAAACAAAAACCAATCTCTACCAGAAACTTCAGCATACTATTACCAAATTGATATTGAAGGAAATGGAAGCGTTGATTTAGAAGGTTGGATATATTTAACAAAATAA
- a CDS encoding type IX secretion system membrane protein PorP/SprF codes for MKKLNYILIGFLFVMSSSLFAQQESTFTFYKYHMNMINPAYAGMDNQTLGTSSIRTQWTGIVDAPKTQAVSFGTTLGHNLGFGVSVVNDRTFVEKQTFVGVDFSYKLQMSETIDLYLGLKAGGNFYNVNTSGLETYAVQSDPALGSISTFNPNLGVGAVLKNNKFFVSLSIPRILNTQNAKNENGYAMIATDRPHVYLSGGYDFDLNPSLVLKPSVLLRYVNGAPASLDLNTMFQIENNFEIGGTYRTDKAYAAMANITLSKRFVFGFAYEMSTRPELASAKNTNEILLQFKF; via the coding sequence ATGAAAAAACTTAATTATATACTAATCGGTTTTCTATTCGTAATGAGTAGTTCCCTTTTTGCCCAACAGGAAAGCACGTTTACTTTTTACAAATACCATATGAATATGATCAATCCAGCTTATGCCGGAATGGACAATCAAACACTTGGTACAAGTTCTATTAGAACGCAATGGACAGGAATTGTTGATGCTCCAAAAACGCAAGCAGTTTCTTTTGGAACTACTTTGGGTCACAATTTAGGATTTGGAGTTTCTGTAGTAAACGATAGAACTTTTGTTGAAAAACAAACCTTTGTTGGTGTTGATTTCTCTTATAAATTACAAATGAGTGAAACTATCGACTTGTATCTAGGATTAAAAGCAGGTGGAAATTTCTACAATGTAAACACTTCAGGTTTAGAAACATATGCAGTACAATCTGATCCAGCTTTAGGTTCTATTAGCACTTTCAATCCTAATTTAGGTGTTGGTGCCGTTTTGAAAAACAATAAATTCTTTGTTTCGCTTTCTATTCCTAGAATATTGAATACTCAGAATGCTAAAAACGAAAACGGATATGCAATGATAGCTACAGATAGACCTCATGTTTATTTGAGCGGAGGATATGATTTTGATTTAAATCCTTCATTAGTTTTAAAACCATCTGTATTGCTTCGTTATGTGAATGGTGCTCCTGCTTCTTTAGATTTAAACACAATGTTTCAAATTGAAAACAATTTTGAAATTGGAGGAACTTACAGAACGGATAAAGCATATGCAGCTATGGCAAATATTACTTTAAGTAAGCGATTTGTTTTTGGATTTGCTTACGAAATGAGCACAAGACCTGAATTAGCAAGTGCAAAAAATACAAATGAAATTTTATTGCAATTTAAATTCTAA